A genomic window from Candidatus Sulfotelmatobacter sp. includes:
- a CDS encoding FliI/YscN family ATPase, whose protein sequence is MTTDMSLAPFQARLDACSALRWQGRVTQVIGPLVESEGPFGSVGEICHIHSANGRVLPGEIVGFRGSTVLSMPLDLPRGVRRGDRVVTWGEPATLRVGEEMLGRVLDGRGQPLDSLGPYRAREYRALDGAAPLPLERHSIREPISCGIRAVDAFLTCGRGQRVGIFGGSGVGKSTLIGMMARNTGADLTVLGLVGERGREVRDFLENSLGEEGRKRAVVIVSTSDQSPLLRIRAALAATAVAEHFCAQSKNVLLVVDSLTRLAMAQREIGLAAGEPPTAKGYTPSCFAMLARLIERAGKFGAGSITAFYTVLMEGDDEQDPLVDGARALLDGHVMLDRKLAVRSHYPPIAVLDSVSRLMSAVCSPAHLQKAHELRRLLAAYTASEDLIRIGAYQKGTDPTLDKALTLIPELHRFLMQKPGETVSLPDSVARLLALPS, encoded by the coding sequence ATGACTACTGACATGTCCCTCGCTCCCTTCCAAGCCCGGCTCGATGCTTGTTCCGCGCTGCGCTGGCAGGGGCGGGTCACGCAAGTCATTGGGCCGTTAGTCGAGTCGGAGGGTCCATTCGGTTCGGTCGGGGAAATTTGTCACATCCACTCCGCGAACGGGCGCGTGCTTCCCGGCGAAATTGTCGGCTTCCGCGGATCGACCGTACTCTCGATGCCGCTCGACCTGCCGCGCGGCGTACGCCGTGGCGACCGGGTCGTCACTTGGGGCGAACCTGCCACGCTACGTGTGGGCGAAGAAATGCTGGGCCGCGTGCTGGACGGCCGCGGCCAGCCGCTCGATTCTCTCGGGCCTTATCGCGCCCGGGAGTATCGCGCGCTGGACGGCGCGGCGCCATTGCCGCTCGAGCGGCATTCGATTCGCGAACCCATCAGCTGCGGCATCCGCGCCGTCGACGCGTTCCTGACCTGCGGCCGCGGCCAACGCGTCGGCATCTTCGGCGGCAGCGGCGTAGGCAAAAGCACGCTGATCGGCATGATGGCCCGCAACACCGGTGCCGATCTCACCGTCCTCGGGCTGGTCGGCGAGCGCGGACGCGAAGTGCGCGACTTCCTCGAAAATTCTTTGGGAGAAGAAGGACGCAAGCGCGCCGTGGTTATCGTCTCGACTTCGGACCAATCTCCTTTACTGCGCATCCGCGCCGCGCTGGCCGCGACCGCCGTCGCCGAACATTTTTGTGCGCAAAGCAAAAACGTCCTGCTCGTCGTCGACTCCCTGACCCGCCTGGCCATGGCTCAGCGCGAAATTGGATTAGCCGCCGGCGAGCCCCCCACCGCTAAAGGCTACACTCCCTCCTGCTTTGCCATGCTGGCCCGGCTCATCGAGCGTGCCGGAAAGTTCGGCGCAGGAAGCATCACCGCCTTCTACACCGTTCTGATGGAAGGCGACGATGAGCAGGATCCGCTCGTCGATGGAGCGCGCGCCCTGCTCGATGGTCACGTTATGCTCGACCGCAAGCTCGCGGTGCGCAGCCACTACCCGCCGATAGCGGTGCTCGACAGCGTGAGCCGCTTGATGTCGGCGGTCTGCTCACCAGCTCATCTCCAGAAGGCGCATGAGTTGCGCCGGCTGCTGGCCGCGTACACCGCCTCCGAAGATTTGATTCGCATTGGCGCCTATCAGAAAGGGACAGATCCCACGCTGGACAAAGCATTGACGCTGATTCCCGAACTGCATCGCTTCCTCATGCAGAAGCCGGGAGAAACCGTCTCTCTGCCCGACAGCGTAGCCAGGCTGCTGGCTCTACCCAGCTAA
- the fliJ gene encoding flagellar export protein FliJ, with amino-acid sequence MPFHFSLQAVFHFRQSIEHQQELRLRAANQQVAKVRHLVDLIDSRIRQIHIRESQELGAGTTSAEMRFALVGVATLLQQRQEAERELLRWQNLRDQQQKIFQQARRERETIESLRNRQLREYERNAARREQRQLDELFLSRQVLLRQAALRRG; translated from the coding sequence ATGCCCTTTCATTTTTCACTGCAGGCGGTATTTCACTTCCGGCAGAGCATCGAGCATCAGCAGGAGTTGCGTCTGCGCGCGGCCAATCAGCAAGTCGCGAAAGTACGGCACCTGGTCGATCTGATCGACTCGCGGATCCGGCAAATTCATATTCGCGAATCGCAGGAACTGGGCGCCGGCACCACCTCGGCCGAAATGCGCTTTGCCCTTGTCGGGGTGGCAACCCTTCTCCAGCAGCGTCAGGAGGCCGAGCGCGAACTCCTACGCTGGCAAAATCTGAGAGACCAGCAGCAGAAGATTTTCCAGCAAGCGCGGCGCGAGCGCGAAACTATCGAAAGTCTCCGCAATCGGCAGTTGCGCGAATACGAGCGCAACGCGGCGCGGCGAGAACAGCGGCAACTCGACGAGCTTTTTCTTTCCCGGCAAGTTCTTTTGCGGCAAGCCGCCTTGCGCCGTGGCTAG
- the flgB gene encoding flagellar basal body rod protein FlgB, which yields MSQSMTDTSMTKALGRFLDVDVARYKLIAINLANIDTPGYKTRDLDFRSELQRAADPDSGLEGAQLVSNSIPHQIPGRQIRGLMERPDGNNVSVERETLLLAEAQMKYNLGVQLLKDEFHTISLAINSGGTSS from the coding sequence ATGAGTCAAAGTATGACCGACACTTCGATGACGAAAGCCCTGGGCCGCTTCCTCGATGTGGACGTGGCTCGCTACAAGCTGATCGCAATCAATCTCGCCAACATCGACACGCCCGGCTATAAAACCCGCGACTTGGATTTTCGCTCGGAATTGCAGCGTGCCGCGGATCCCGATTCAGGATTGGAGGGCGCGCAACTCGTCTCAAATTCCATCCCCCACCAGATTCCCGGTCGTCAGATTCGCGGCCTCATGGAAAGGCCCGACGGCAACAACGTCAGCGTCGAACGCGAGACCCTGCTGCTGGCCGAGGCGCAAATGAAGTACAACCTGGGCGTCCAACTGTTGAAAGACGAGTTCCACACCATATCCCTGGCTATCAATTCCGGAGGCACTTCATCATGA
- a CDS encoding flagellar hook-length control protein FliK translates to MSNPFSGNLISNNLVPGSPASSNLVANNLVLAPPVLAPPVSVASTSGDPVGRDVFSAGLFSADSFSRDLSSGGLLPSDLFSVQLFSSIPSAANLLPDELVARLSVSAETEGPGASAAGSLPASSNPDAAAPAISDVPEAESSANLVLENLDPHILLAIPAALLPSTLPQTHTKQLSVQLASPGPSDPKQTPVIKENLPSLAGFTGNNPFSHFGFQPFQNVPPYRETLFTPEAANPMSSFAAPGSPLESANPGTRNSTYPEMNDTAPSGLNRAVSSALAAQAAPTRTTAASQPGTSASDTLDASAQKANTAVSILNGEVAPASPQPAAIALAGPAMANPPGQSPASSGTTHKPDSSSPAASDLPSNATTAADLPPYAGSGPVQMAQMVNKAEQSEMRIGLNTAAFGNVEVRTVVHANEVGVLIGSEKGDLRSLLAAELPGITSTLQQQSLRLNPVNFHQGFAFSNQMSSGGDSQPRSFARPAAPGNPSYGLPIEDAREIEPSQMSEMSVTGSLSILA, encoded by the coding sequence TTGAGCAATCCTTTTTCCGGTAACCTGATTTCAAATAATCTGGTTCCGGGCAGTCCTGCTTCAAGCAATCTCGTTGCGAACAATCTTGTTTTAGCGCCTCCGGTTTTAGCGCCTCCGGTTTCAGTCGCCTCAACTTCGGGCGATCCTGTCGGCAGGGATGTTTTTTCCGCCGGTCTTTTTTCTGCCGATTCTTTTTCTCGCGATCTTTCTTCGGGCGGTCTTCTGCCCTCCGATCTTTTTTCTGTCCAGCTTTTTTCTTCCATTCCTTCTGCCGCCAATCTCCTTCCCGACGAACTGGTTGCGCGCCTATCTGTTTCCGCCGAAACGGAAGGTCCGGGCGCCTCTGCGGCGGGTAGTCTTCCGGCATCCAGCAACCCCGACGCCGCGGCACCGGCCATCTCCGACGTACCAGAGGCGGAATCCTCGGCGAATTTAGTTCTCGAAAACCTCGATCCCCACATTCTCCTCGCCATCCCCGCCGCTTTGCTTCCTTCGACGCTGCCGCAAACGCATACGAAACAATTATCAGTTCAACTGGCCTCTCCCGGACCATCCGACCCGAAGCAAACTCCCGTGATTAAAGAGAATCTGCCGAGCCTGGCCGGATTTACTGGGAACAATCCGTTCTCTCATTTTGGCTTTCAACCGTTCCAGAATGTGCCGCCATATCGCGAAACACTCTTTACTCCTGAAGCAGCGAACCCCATGTCGAGCTTTGCAGCCCCCGGATCCCCACTCGAGAGCGCGAATCCCGGAACTCGGAACAGCACTTACCCAGAAATGAACGACACCGCGCCGAGCGGTCTGAACCGAGCTGTCTCATCGGCCCTGGCGGCGCAGGCAGCACCCACAAGAACCACCGCCGCCTCCCAGCCGGGAACATCCGCCAGCGACACGCTAGACGCATCTGCCCAAAAAGCAAATACCGCAGTCTCAATTCTGAACGGCGAAGTGGCCCCAGCGTCGCCTCAGCCGGCGGCGATCGCTCTCGCCGGACCTGCGATGGCGAATCCACCCGGCCAGTCCCCCGCAAGTTCTGGTACGACCCACAAACCGGACAGCAGCAGTCCGGCGGCTTCGGACTTGCCCTCGAATGCAACAACTGCGGCAGACCTGCCCCCCTATGCCGGGTCCGGCCCGGTTCAGATGGCGCAGATGGTCAATAAAGCTGAGCAGTCGGAAATGCGGATTGGGCTCAACACCGCGGCCTTCGGAAATGTGGAGGTCCGCACCGTGGTTCATGCCAACGAGGTCGGAGTCCTGATCGGCAGCGAAAAAGGCGATCTGCGTTCTTTACTGGCCGCCGAACTTCCCGGCATTACTAGCACTCTGCAACAACAAAGTCTGCGGCTCAATCCGGTGAATTTTCATCAGGGATTCGCATTCTCAAATCAGATGTCATCCGGCGGAGACTCGCAGCCGCGATCGTTCGCTCGGCCCGCCGCGCCTGGGAATCCTTCGTATGGGCTTCCCATAGAAGACGCGCGCGAAATCGAACCGAGCCAAATGTCAGAAATGTCTGTGACCGGCAGTCTCAGCATTCTTGCCTAA
- the fliG gene encoding flagellar motor switch protein FliG — translation MTAPSSAMSAISSPGVRKAAILLVMLGEEAASQIYRHLRPAEVEQISEGIAGLRAVDAETALKVLEEFERLVMAGDYLAQGGQDYANKLLVKAFGEEGAKQLIQQVSLSAEINAGQLDSLRKADPQQLAQFIEGEHPQTIALILGHLEAKQASTLLMRLPEELRSDAIRRLAQLRQFSPEMAQRVSIVLNKRLEALGEQSRRAYAGLRGVADVMNRLDIAVAKTILEGIEKDDPKLALSIRNLMFTFEDLLTVPETGIRELLGQIDKKTLATALRGASEELKSYIFKSMSSRAVEMLKEDMDVLGPVKSREIQKAQLEAVAVARKLEAEGKLTLSPEADDEFVA, via the coding sequence TTGACCGCTCCGTCCAGTGCGATGTCGGCCATCTCCTCGCCGGGCGTGCGTAAGGCCGCGATTCTGCTGGTGATGCTCGGCGAGGAGGCCGCCAGCCAGATCTATCGCCATCTGCGGCCGGCGGAGGTCGAGCAGATCAGCGAGGGCATCGCCGGACTTCGCGCCGTCGACGCCGAGACTGCGTTGAAAGTCCTGGAGGAATTTGAACGCCTCGTCATGGCCGGGGACTACCTGGCGCAGGGTGGACAAGACTATGCCAACAAGCTGCTGGTAAAGGCTTTTGGCGAGGAAGGCGCGAAGCAATTAATCCAGCAGGTATCGTTGTCGGCGGAGATCAACGCCGGCCAACTCGATTCCCTGCGTAAAGCCGATCCGCAGCAACTGGCACAGTTCATCGAAGGCGAGCATCCGCAGACCATCGCCCTGATCCTCGGCCATCTCGAAGCCAAACAGGCTTCCACGTTGCTCATGCGTCTGCCCGAAGAGTTGCGCTCGGATGCGATCCGACGGCTAGCCCAGTTGCGGCAGTTTTCGCCGGAGATGGCGCAGCGCGTCTCCATCGTTTTGAACAAACGCCTGGAGGCTCTCGGGGAACAGAGCCGGCGCGCTTATGCTGGGTTGCGCGGCGTCGCCGATGTCATGAACCGGCTCGACATCGCCGTCGCGAAAACTATTCTCGAAGGCATCGAGAAGGACGATCCCAAGCTGGCGCTCTCGATTCGCAACCTGATGTTCACCTTTGAAGATCTGCTGACCGTGCCTGAAACCGGCATTCGCGAGTTGCTGGGACAAATCGACAAGAAGACTTTAGCCACGGCGTTGCGCGGCGCTTCCGAAGAATTAAAGAGTTACATTTTTAAATCGATGTCTTCCCGCGCCGTTGAAATGCTCAAGGAAGATATGGACGTTCTCGGCCCGGTGAAATCGCGCGAGATTCAAAAGGCCCAGCTGGAAGCCGTCGCGGTGGCGAGGAAACTGGAAGCGGAAGGCAAGCTAACGCTGAGTCCGGAGGCCGACGATGAGTTCGTCGCCTAG
- a CDS encoding FliH/SctL family protein: protein MSSSPSPALLAPTMPELEAFPYDSIPLGATSAGTAPDGADLAAREAEIRARARQEEQAEAGKIFEERLGRERASLAAALAQFTRDRGAYFQKIEAEVVQLALSIAGKILHREAQLDPLLLAGIVRVALEKIDGATGVTLRIHPQDSAEWRRYLSTHLDPADLPQIVEDPAQAPDSCVLETSMGTAVVGIEVQLKEIEQGLMDLLAARPGACS, encoded by the coding sequence ATGAGTTCGTCGCCTAGCCCGGCGCTGCTCGCGCCAACCATGCCCGAACTGGAAGCGTTTCCTTATGACTCGATTCCCCTCGGAGCGACTTCCGCCGGCACGGCTCCGGACGGCGCCGACCTCGCCGCCCGCGAAGCCGAAATTCGCGCCCGCGCGCGGCAAGAGGAGCAGGCCGAAGCCGGCAAAATATTTGAAGAACGCCTGGGACGCGAACGGGCCAGCCTCGCGGCCGCTCTGGCGCAGTTTACCCGCGACCGCGGCGCCTACTTTCAGAAGATCGAAGCTGAGGTGGTGCAACTGGCGCTGAGCATTGCGGGCAAGATTCTGCATCGCGAAGCTCAGCTCGATCCCTTGCTGCTGGCCGGAATCGTGCGCGTGGCGCTCGAAAAAATCGATGGAGCAACCGGGGTCACATTGCGCATCCATCCGCAGGACTCGGCGGAGTGGCGGCGCTATCTCTCGACCCACCTCGATCCGGCCGATCTGCCGCAGATCGTCGAGGATCCGGCGCAAGCGCCCGACAGCTGCGTGCTAGAGACTTCAATGGGTACCGCGGTAGTCGGCATCGAAGTGCAGCTCAAAGAAATCGAACAGGGACTGATGGACTTACTGGCGGCCCGTCCCGGAGCCTGTTCATGA
- the fliF gene encoding flagellar basal-body MS-ring/collar protein FliF yields the protein MANSAAPPKSAASGNDALERLGQFFRGLTVNQRLLLVGGAALVGGTLWIFVTLLGQPKYVTLYSGLRSEEAQNLASRLAAKNIPHQVSPDGGTLLVPEDKLDAARLETAAAGLPRSARLGFELFDTPNWAGSDFTEKVNYQRALEGELERTLATLSEVEAVRVHLVMPQESLFTEQQHDAKAAVILKTRGGRLSEQAQQAIPQLVASAVDRLRPENVTVVDADSNTPLLHTRDGIGGRAYGLDEELAKTLVHTLEPVVGADHVRASVHVEYELGTSEDTQETFDPKATATLTQEHSEENSIGGAPAGVPGTASNVPAAAAPAGTATIAGANGGPNAGPGSLLTSDRLSPDRLSTDRLSTDQSNSKSDATTFAVSKVVHHSVEPPGRVHRIAAAVLVDDAVETTEQAGKRISTRRKRTVDEMKQIEQLAQAAIGVNPQRGDVLAVENLSFQEVPLESAPAPPAKVEHWRLLIEPWAWALRYLGLAALFLVIYSLVLRPVKRQALAAFRELPGRVTAGLAPQVGAAAGGAALGASGAVEEGGKRASHLKRLLTEKVKAEPEAASRLVQGWVQEEEKR from the coding sequence ATGGCCAACAGCGCAGCCCCACCCAAAAGCGCAGCTTCTGGAAACGATGCGCTGGAGCGCCTGGGACAATTCTTCCGCGGGCTGACCGTGAACCAGCGCCTGCTGTTGGTTGGCGGCGCCGCTCTGGTCGGCGGTACGCTGTGGATTTTCGTGACCCTGCTGGGACAGCCGAAATATGTCACTCTCTATTCGGGACTGCGCTCCGAGGAGGCGCAGAATCTCGCCAGCCGCCTGGCGGCGAAGAACATTCCACATCAGGTCTCGCCCGACGGCGGAACTCTGCTGGTCCCCGAAGACAAACTGGACGCCGCCCGCCTTGAGACCGCGGCCGCCGGATTGCCTCGTAGCGCCCGCCTCGGCTTTGAGCTATTCGATACCCCGAACTGGGCCGGCTCGGACTTCACCGAGAAGGTGAATTACCAGCGCGCCCTCGAGGGCGAACTGGAGCGCACCCTCGCCACCCTAAGCGAAGTGGAAGCAGTCCGCGTGCACCTGGTGATGCCGCAGGAATCCCTTTTCACCGAACAGCAGCACGACGCCAAAGCCGCGGTGATCCTGAAGACGCGCGGCGGTCGCCTCTCCGAACAAGCGCAGCAGGCCATTCCGCAACTGGTCGCCAGCGCCGTCGACCGCCTGCGTCCCGAGAATGTGACCGTGGTCGATGCCGACAGCAACACCCCGCTGCTGCATACTCGCGACGGCATCGGCGGCCGCGCCTACGGCCTCGACGAGGAGTTGGCCAAGACGCTGGTTCACACCCTTGAACCAGTTGTCGGAGCCGACCATGTGCGCGCCAGCGTACACGTGGAATACGAGCTGGGCACGAGTGAAGACACGCAGGAAACCTTCGATCCGAAGGCCACTGCGACGCTGACCCAGGAACATTCCGAGGAAAATTCCATCGGCGGCGCGCCCGCCGGAGTGCCAGGCACGGCCAGCAACGTGCCTGCGGCGGCAGCGCCGGCGGGCACGGCAACGATCGCTGGCGCTAACGGGGGTCCCAATGCCGGGCCTGGCAGCCTTCTGACTTCGGATCGTCTGAGTCCCGATCGTCTAAGTACCGATCGTCTAAGTACCGATCAATCGAACTCAAAATCCGATGCCACGACGTTTGCGGTGAGCAAAGTCGTTCATCACAGCGTCGAACCTCCCGGGCGAGTCCATCGCATCGCCGCCGCGGTGCTGGTGGACGATGCGGTCGAAACCACCGAACAGGCCGGCAAACGCATCTCCACTCGCCGCAAACGCACCGTCGACGAGATGAAGCAGATCGAACAACTGGCTCAGGCTGCGATCGGCGTAAACCCGCAGCGCGGTGACGTTTTGGCGGTCGAGAATTTGTCGTTCCAGGAAGTTCCCCTGGAATCCGCGCCCGCGCCGCCCGCGAAGGTCGAACACTGGCGGCTTTTGATCGAGCCTTGGGCTTGGGCACTGCGCTACCTCGGACTCGCGGCGTTGTTTCTGGTCATCTATTCGCTGGTTCTGCGGCCGGTAAAGAGGCAGGCTCTCGCCGCTTTCCGTGAATTGCCGGGCCGCGTGACCGCAGGCCTTGCGCCGCAAGTTGGCGCGGCGGCCGGCGGAGCGGCGCTCGGGGCCTCCGGCGCCGTCGAAGAAGGTGGAAAGCGCGCCAGTCATCTGAAGCGCCTGCTCACAGAAAAAGTGAAGGCCGAACCCGAAGCGGCCAGCCGTCTGGTCCAGGGCTGGGTCCAGGAAGAGGAAAAGCGTTGA
- the fliE gene encoding flagellar hook-basal body complex protein FliE: MNAPISSLRILPAETGTASLNPATAPEAGFREVLGSAIDDIQQLEGQAQAKVAGVIEGNGADVHSAMIAVERADLSFQLMMQVRNKIVSAYQEISRMQF; this comes from the coding sequence ATGAACGCACCGATCTCTTCCCTGCGCATCCTTCCCGCCGAAACCGGCACGGCTTCGCTGAATCCCGCGACCGCGCCGGAAGCGGGTTTTCGGGAGGTTCTCGGCAGCGCCATCGACGACATCCAGCAACTGGAAGGACAAGCGCAAGCGAAAGTCGCCGGAGTGATCGAGGGCAACGGCGCCGACGTGCACAGCGCGATGATTGCAGTCGAACGAGCCGACCTGAGCTTTCAGCTGATGATGCAGGTGCGCAACAAGATCGTGTCGGCCTATCAGGAAATCTCGCGTATGCAGTTCTAG
- the flgC gene encoding flagellar basal body rod protein FlgC yields the protein MNLFGMLEVSGSALGAERWRAEVVSANMANAETTRTPQGGAYHRQLVVFRGRPLSRFPLLLASLHPAHVIPAGVSVDRIVADTSPLPRRYEPGHPDADAAGYVTYPNVNPVMEMTDLLGAVRAYQLNAAAVQAAKNMIQQSLQILS from the coding sequence ATGAACCTATTTGGCATGCTCGAAGTCAGCGGCTCGGCGCTCGGGGCGGAGCGCTGGCGGGCCGAAGTGGTTTCCGCCAACATGGCGAACGCCGAAACCACGCGCACCCCGCAAGGCGGCGCCTACCATCGCCAACTGGTCGTCTTTCGAGGCCGGCCGCTGTCGCGATTCCCCTTGCTTCTGGCCTCGTTACATCCAGCGCACGTAATTCCCGCTGGGGTAAGCGTCGACCGCATCGTCGCCGATACTTCCCCCCTGCCGCGGCGTTACGAGCCCGGACATCCCGACGCCGACGCCGCGGGATATGTCACCTATCCCAACGTGAACCCGGTCATGGAGATGACTGACCTGCTGGGGGCGGTACGGGCCTACCAGCTGAACGCCGCCGCCGTGCAGGCGGCTAAGAACATGATCCAGCAATCGCTGCAAATTTTGAGTTGA
- a CDS encoding flagellar hook capping FlgD N-terminal domain-containing protein, with protein MITPTSMFPRPAATTPTAPTTPGTGANSGLPTSQGLDTMFLQLLVAQLQNQDPTSPMDPSQFVGQLAQFSELSEVTQIDQMMQQYLGSGTSGTTTPPTGSTAPPATPTSAAVPAAVSSAAAAAQAALQNMTSPASFLNRQIQGVF; from the coding sequence GTGATTACGCCAACTTCGATGTTTCCCCGACCCGCCGCCACGACGCCAACTGCGCCCACCACGCCTGGCACCGGCGCCAATTCCGGACTCCCTACCTCGCAGGGACTGGACACGATGTTTCTCCAATTGCTGGTGGCGCAATTGCAGAATCAGGACCCCACCAGTCCGATGGACCCAAGCCAGTTCGTCGGCCAACTTGCCCAGTTCAGCGAACTCAGCGAAGTCACGCAAATCGATCAAATGATGCAACAGTATCTTGGCTCGGGTACATCAGGAACAACGACTCCCCCAACCGGGAGCACGGCGCCACCGGCGACTCCCACTTCCGCAGCGGTCCCGGCCGCGGTTTCGTCGGCCGCAGCGGCGGCTCAGGCTGCGCTACAGAACATGACATCCCCGGCTTCATTTCTAAATCGCCAGATTCAAGGAGTGTTCTAA
- a CDS encoding sigma-54 dependent transcriptional regulator → MNPILKSRVLVVDDDVSMRAALEARFLRRGWQVETAACAEEALERFRRGMHPLIVTDIRMPRRRAGSLFESELLKGALSESESTKDELAEKDGLLVLRSARALAPHTAVILLTAFASVPGAVAAMKDGACDYLVKPVAFEHLEQAAERILAQARIQADATRDLAGHAPSWLRALERARQAAASTADILIEAESGTGKELVARLIHRLSPRRDRPFVAVNCAAFPETLLESELFGHAKGAFTGAINARPGKFEQANGGTLLLDEVGEMPLSLQPKLLRALQEREFDRLGDTRTIHVDLRVVATTNCALAQMVREGKFRADLYYRLNVIPLTLPPLRERPGDVGELAEFFVQLYAPSGKSVRLTSEFLAQLEAHSWPGNVRELANCLRRVVALTTESEIGANALEGSEWISAASKAPMDTSCLRPGISLGEMERKLVEITLEATGGNRSRAAELLGVSLRTVRNKVRSYGLPSCGSYAHD, encoded by the coding sequence ATGAATCCGATACTGAAAAGTAGGGTTTTGGTGGTGGATGATGACGTCAGCATGCGAGCCGCACTCGAAGCCCGTTTTCTGCGCCGGGGATGGCAGGTCGAGACCGCAGCTTGCGCCGAGGAAGCGCTGGAACGCTTTCGCCGGGGAATGCACCCCCTGATTGTGACCGACATTCGTATGCCGCGCCGTCGGGCCGGATCGCTTTTCGAAAGCGAGCTACTGAAAGGCGCGTTAAGCGAAAGCGAATCAACCAAAGACGAACTAGCCGAAAAAGACGGACTGTTGGTGTTGCGTTCGGCGCGGGCCCTGGCGCCGCACACGGCGGTGATTCTGCTGACCGCGTTTGCCAGCGTTCCCGGCGCCGTCGCCGCCATGAAAGACGGCGCCTGCGATTACTTGGTCAAGCCGGTGGCCTTCGAGCATCTGGAGCAGGCGGCCGAGCGGATCCTGGCGCAAGCTCGCATTCAGGCCGACGCCACGAGAGACTTGGCCGGGCATGCCCCCTCCTGGTTGCGCGCCCTCGAGCGCGCCCGCCAAGCGGCGGCGAGCACCGCCGATATCCTGATTGAAGCCGAGAGTGGCACCGGCAAAGAGCTAGTCGCGCGCCTCATCCATCGGCTGAGTCCCCGCCGCGACCGTCCATTTGTCGCCGTCAACTGCGCGGCTTTCCCCGAGACGCTGCTGGAAAGCGAACTCTTCGGCCACGCCAAGGGCGCATTCACCGGAGCCATCAATGCCCGGCCGGGCAAATTCGAGCAGGCGAACGGAGGAACGCTGCTGCTCGACGAAGTCGGCGAGATGCCGCTCAGCCTGCAACCCAAGCTGCTGCGCGCGCTGCAAGAACGTGAATTCGACCGCCTCGGCGATACCCGCACCATCCACGTCGACCTGCGCGTCGTTGCTACCACCAATTGCGCTCTCGCGCAGATGGTGCGCGAGGGCAAGTTCCGCGCCGATCTTTATTACCGGCTCAACGTCATTCCCCTGACTCTGCCGCCCTTGCGCGAGCGCCCCGGAGATGTGGGTGAGCTGGCCGAATTCTTCGTGCAGCTCTACGCTCCTTCCGGCAAGTCCGTACGCCTGACCTCCGAGTTCCTCGCGCAACTCGAAGCCCACTCGTGGCCGGGCAATGTCCGCGAGCTGGCGAATTGCCTGCGCCGGGTCGTAGCCCTGACCACTGAATCCGAAATCGGCGCGAATGCGCTTGAGGGCTCAGAGTGGATTTCCGCGGCGTCGAAAGCGCCAATGGACACTTCCTGTCTTCGCCCCGGAATCTCTCTGGGCGAGATGGAGCGCAAGCTGGTCGAAATCACCCTGGAAGCCACCGGCGGCAACCGCTCTCGCGCGGCGGAATTGTTGGGAGTGAGCCTGCGCACGGTGCGCAATAAAGTTCGCAGCTACGGCCTGCCCAGCTGCGGCAGCTATGCGCACGATTGA